A part of Geothrix oryzae genomic DNA contains:
- a CDS encoding lipocalin-like domain-containing protein: protein MKAILAGVLALACSAGVPDSGAFAVARPGYRFAFPRDHGSHPAFRSEWWYFTGHLWTPDGARRFGYQLTFFRQASPPATWKGNPAWRSDQLHLAHAALTDEAGHRFLVAERLDRADLLAGAAADRLSVFHQDWRAEQEASGRIRLHMTVRGATLDLALDPATPPVIFGEEGVSRKGADPSAASHYLTWPRLSAQGSLRLPEESALEVHGQGWMDHEFSSNQLDAEQVGWDWAGIQLRDGRSLMAYRLRRRDGSQDPYSTVSEVDARGRIRRRTRTFTLGAAGTWRSPASGATYPMPLVLEAWGERHTLVPVLPDQELRTGRSSGITYWEGACRVLDAAGREVGKAYVELTGYAHSLKGRF from the coding sequence ATGAAGGCGATCCTGGCAGGCGTCCTCGCCCTCGCATGCAGCGCCGGGGTCCCTGATTCCGGGGCCTTCGCGGTCGCCCGGCCCGGCTACCGGTTCGCCTTCCCGCGGGATCACGGCAGCCATCCCGCCTTCCGCTCGGAGTGGTGGTACTTCACCGGCCACCTCTGGACCCCGGATGGCGCCCGCCGGTTCGGGTACCAGCTCACCTTCTTCCGCCAGGCCTCGCCCCCGGCGACCTGGAAAGGCAACCCGGCCTGGCGGAGCGACCAACTCCACCTGGCCCACGCCGCCCTCACCGACGAGGCCGGCCATCGATTTCTGGTGGCTGAGCGCCTGGACCGGGCGGATCTGCTGGCCGGGGCCGCCGCCGACCGCCTGAGCGTGTTCCACCAGGACTGGCGGGCGGAACAGGAGGCTTCCGGCCGCATCCGCCTGCACATGACCGTGCGCGGAGCCACCTTGGACCTGGCCCTGGATCCCGCCACGCCGCCGGTGATCTTCGGCGAGGAGGGCGTGAGCCGGAAGGGGGCCGATCCCAGCGCCGCCAGCCACTACCTGACCTGGCCCCGCCTGTCGGCCCAGGGCTCCCTCCGCCTCCCGGAAGAGTCCGCGCTCGAGGTTCACGGCCAGGGCTGGATGGACCACGAATTCAGCTCCAACCAGCTCGATGCGGAGCAGGTGGGCTGGGACTGGGCGGGCATCCAGCTGCGGGACGGCCGCAGCCTCATGGCCTACCGCCTCCGCCGCAGGGACGGCAGCCAGGACCCCTACTCCACGGTGAGCGAGGTGGATGCCCGGGGTCGCATCCGCCGCCGCACCCGGACTTTCACCCTGGGCGCGGCCGGTACCTGGCGGAGCCCCGCCAGCGGCGCCACCTATCCCATGCCCCTGGTGCTGGAGGCCTGGGGTGAACGCCACACCCTCGTGCCGGTGCTCCCGGATCAGGAACTGCGGACGGGCCGCAGCTCGGGCATCACCTACTGGGAGGGCGCCTGCCGGGTCCTGGATGCCGCGGGGCGCGAGGTGGGCAAGGCCTATGTGGAACTCACCGGCTACGCCCACTCCCTGAAGGGGCGGTTCTAA
- a CDS encoding ABC transporter permease, producing the protein MSWLARRLVVRALAREWGRTLLTLVAVALGVAVFLSIRLANRAAVASFEQFTRGVGQGSDLVMQAEAGPLRESILSDLRPLAEWGWMRPVIEGSFARTGTLEGFQLMGLDLVGLGAAAGEDPAVPQKEGPLPHATGDFYALLQDPEAVLVPSALAAEGLGPGASLEGFIQERPVRLRVVGLLPDPPNRPKLQRNLLVMDLPAAQRILNRAGELDRVEWGLRPGARLADLEDQARRLLPPGLLLEPPEQRAESGRTMTAAFRFNLTILSLIALAVGAYLLFQAFDASVNRRRETWATLRALGLPPAGVTRLLLGEAALLGLLGSLLGVALGWLLAQGTVQAVSRTVNALYGASSARSAALSGREAGLALAVGALACLAAAWVPARRAALTPPVQLLAREGGPGPVRWVWAGGAGGVSLLLGAGLAYGLHPSPGVAWHAYAGSGLALLGGSLLAVALLPLLGLPGRGLRSWRFRLALRPLLHPTGRHGFAAAALAVAVGMAVGMGVMVQSFERTVLTWIGSSLRADLYVSPLGAAGAGSHHRMAPATADGLAADPAVAAVDRFQMLPITFRGRPTFLGAGDMGVQASRGGLILAAGGPFPGPLRALREGGTADPGVLASETFARHFGVRVGEVLELPVPGGTRRATVRGILADYGNERGSLILDRPVFLAWFQDARVASVALYLKPGESPEAVAARLRREHPGLQVRSNGALRTQVTTIFRQTFALTYALEAIGLLVAVLGLAQGLTGLALARRGEIWSLRALGATRAELTGILVLEGLGVATAGLLAGLGLGLLLARILVDVLNPQVFGWTLSFSVPWRFLGLASLSTLAAALLVLIPTARWGARLGADREVEEGA; encoded by the coding sequence ATGAGCTGGTTGGCGCGGCGGCTGGTGGTCCGGGCCCTGGCGCGGGAGTGGGGGCGCACGCTCCTCACCCTGGTGGCCGTGGCCCTGGGCGTGGCCGTGTTCCTCTCCATCCGGCTGGCGAACCGGGCCGCCGTGGCCAGCTTCGAGCAGTTCACCCGGGGCGTGGGCCAGGGATCCGACCTGGTCATGCAGGCGGAGGCCGGCCCCCTGCGGGAGTCCATCCTCTCCGATCTTCGGCCCCTGGCGGAGTGGGGCTGGATGCGGCCCGTGATCGAAGGCAGCTTTGCCCGGACGGGCACGCTCGAGGGTTTTCAGCTGATGGGTCTCGACCTCGTGGGCCTGGGGGCGGCCGCCGGGGAGGATCCGGCCGTCCCGCAGAAGGAAGGTCCCCTCCCTCACGCCACGGGGGACTTCTACGCCCTGCTCCAGGACCCGGAGGCGGTCCTGGTTCCCTCGGCCCTCGCGGCGGAAGGGCTCGGTCCCGGAGCGTCCCTGGAGGGCTTCATCCAGGAGCGTCCGGTCCGGTTGCGCGTGGTCGGCCTCCTGCCCGACCCGCCCAACCGCCCCAAGCTTCAGCGGAACCTCCTCGTCATGGACCTGCCCGCCGCCCAGCGGATCCTCAACCGCGCGGGCGAGCTGGACCGCGTGGAATGGGGTCTGCGCCCCGGCGCCCGCCTGGCGGACCTGGAGGACCAGGCCCGGCGTCTGCTCCCCCCCGGGCTCCTGCTGGAGCCCCCGGAACAGCGCGCCGAGAGCGGGCGCACCATGACCGCCGCCTTCCGATTCAACCTCACCATCCTCAGCCTCATCGCCCTGGCGGTGGGGGCCTACCTGCTGTTCCAGGCCTTCGATGCGTCCGTGAACCGGCGGCGCGAGACCTGGGCGACCCTGCGGGCCCTGGGCCTGCCCCCCGCCGGCGTCACGCGCCTGCTGCTGGGGGAGGCCGCCCTGTTGGGCCTCCTGGGCAGCCTGCTGGGCGTGGCTCTCGGCTGGCTGCTGGCTCAGGGCACGGTCCAAGCCGTCAGCCGCACGGTGAATGCCCTGTATGGCGCCAGCTCCGCCCGGAGCGCCGCGCTGAGCGGCCGCGAAGCCGGTCTCGCCCTGGCCGTGGGCGCCCTGGCGTGCCTGGCGGCGGCCTGGGTTCCCGCTCGCCGGGCGGCCCTCACCCCGCCGGTTCAGCTGCTGGCCCGGGAGGGCGGTCCCGGGCCCGTGCGCTGGGTCTGGGCGGGTGGGGCCGGCGGCGTTTCGCTGCTGCTGGGCGCGGGCCTGGCCTACGGCCTCCATCCCTCCCCCGGGGTGGCCTGGCACGCCTATGCCGGTTCCGGCCTGGCCCTGCTCGGGGGATCCCTCCTGGCGGTGGCCCTGCTCCCCCTCCTGGGCCTGCCAGGCCGTGGCCTCCGGTCGTGGCGGTTCCGGCTCGCCCTGCGGCCCCTGCTGCACCCGACGGGCCGCCACGGCTTTGCCGCGGCCGCCCTGGCCGTGGCCGTGGGCATGGCCGTGGGCATGGGCGTGATGGTCCAGAGCTTCGAGCGCACCGTGCTCACCTGGATCGGCAGCAGCCTCCGGGCGGACCTGTATGTGTCGCCCCTCGGCGCCGCCGGCGCCGGCAGCCACCACCGCATGGCCCCTGCCACCGCGGATGGCCTCGCGGCGGATCCCGCCGTGGCCGCCGTGGATCGCTTCCAGATGCTGCCCATCACCTTCCGGGGCCGCCCCACCTTCCTCGGCGCCGGGGACATGGGTGTCCAGGCCTCCCGGGGCGGCCTCATCCTGGCCGCGGGGGGTCCCTTTCCGGGTCCCCTGCGCGCCCTTCGCGAAGGGGGAACGGCCGATCCCGGCGTGCTGGCCTCCGAGACCTTCGCCCGCCATTTCGGGGTGCGGGTGGGGGAGGTCCTGGAGCTTCCCGTGCCAGGAGGCACCCGCCGGGCCACGGTGCGCGGCATCCTCGCGGACTACGGGAACGAACGGGGCAGCCTGATCCTCGACCGGCCGGTCTTCCTCGCCTGGTTCCAGGATGCGCGGGTGGCCAGCGTGGCGCTCTACCTCAAGCCCGGTGAATCGCCGGAGGCCGTGGCCGCGCGGCTCCGGCGCGAGCATCCGGGTCTCCAGGTCCGCAGCAACGGGGCCCTGCGGACCCAGGTGACCACCATCTTCCGGCAGACCTTCGCCCTCACCTACGCGCTCGAGGCCATCGGCCTCCTCGTGGCGGTGCTCGGCCTCGCCCAGGGCCTGACCGGCCTGGCCCTGGCCCGGCGTGGCGAGATCTGGTCCCTGCGGGCACTCGGCGCCACCCGGGCGGAGCTCACGGGCATCCTCGTGCTCGAGGGCCTCGGCGTGGCCACGGCCGGGCTCCTCGCCGGCCTGGGCCTGGGCCTCCTGCTCGCGCGCATCCTTGTGGATGTGCTCAATCCCCAGGTCTTCGGCTGGACGCTCAGCTTCTCGGTCCCTTGGAGGTTCCTGGGCCTGGCCTCCCTGTCGACCCTGGCGGCGGCCCTCCTCGTGCTGATCCCCACGGCCCGCTGGGGGGCCCGGCTCGGCGCCGACCGGGAAGTGGAGGAGGGCGCATGA
- a CDS encoding heavy metal translocating P-type ATPase: protein MSTETYAVTGMTCASCVRHVEKALTATPGVQGASVNLATAMATVEGEAAFEALAAQVEDAGYGLERIAAEAVGPQAGEDPAPARRRMGVALALTAPLLLAMVPGLGLHLPGWLQAALSAPVVFWAGWGFFRRAARQARHGQASMDTLIALGAGVAWIFAGIEWLNGVHHLSFETAAALVAFLLTGKYLESRAKSKATDALKELLALAPPTALRLAGDGSVEEVPVAALRPGNRVRVLPGHAVPADGRVVAGQAEVDESMLTGEPLPVPKGVGETLVAGTVVHGSALEQEIQAVGAETQLARMAALVAQAQGSKAPAQDLADRISAVFVPAILALALLTLAGWWVATGSLAQAWRPAVTLLVIACPCALGLATPVAVMVGLGAAARKGVLVRDAAALEALGQATDLAFDKTGTLTEGRPRLRRILRLAEASEADLLKTAASLERDSEHPIARGLVAAHGGPLKPVDGFRAHPGGGVSGDLEGVSWRLGSADFLRTPFPEVDEDGIAVGLADASGLKAVFVLGDRLRAETPAVVDQLRRQGLHLHLFTGDRIQAAQAMAAAAGIESVSAGLRPEDKLGRIRDLQTRGAVVGFVGDGVNDAPALAQADCGIAMGSGAGEQGTAAAMAAAPLALLRPGLEPVLAARRLALRTHRVIRQNLGWAFGYNLLLVPLAAFGQLERFGGPMLAGLAMGLSSLTVVLNALRLRR from the coding sequence ATGAGCACCGAGACCTATGCCGTCACCGGCATGACCTGCGCATCCTGCGTGCGTCATGTGGAAAAGGCCCTGACCGCCACGCCCGGTGTTCAGGGGGCGTCCGTGAACCTGGCCACGGCCATGGCCACCGTCGAAGGCGAAGCGGCCTTCGAGGCGCTGGCCGCCCAGGTCGAGGACGCGGGCTACGGATTGGAGCGGATCGCGGCCGAGGCCGTGGGGCCGCAGGCTGGGGAGGATCCGGCTCCGGCCCGCCGCCGGATGGGGGTGGCGCTGGCGCTCACCGCGCCCCTGCTCCTGGCCATGGTTCCCGGATTGGGCCTGCATCTGCCGGGTTGGCTCCAGGCCGCGCTGTCGGCCCCCGTGGTCTTCTGGGCGGGGTGGGGCTTCTTCCGCCGCGCGGCGCGGCAGGCCCGGCACGGGCAGGCGTCCATGGACACGCTCATCGCCCTGGGTGCCGGCGTGGCCTGGATCTTCGCCGGGATCGAATGGCTGAACGGGGTGCACCACCTCAGCTTTGAGACCGCCGCGGCTCTGGTGGCCTTCCTGCTCACGGGGAAATACCTGGAGAGCCGGGCCAAGTCGAAGGCCACGGACGCGCTGAAGGAACTGCTGGCCCTGGCGCCGCCCACGGCCCTCCGGCTGGCGGGGGATGGATCGGTGGAAGAAGTCCCGGTGGCGGCGCTTCGGCCCGGCAACCGCGTCCGGGTGCTGCCGGGCCATGCCGTGCCTGCGGATGGCCGCGTGGTGGCCGGGCAGGCCGAAGTGGATGAATCCATGCTCACGGGCGAGCCGCTGCCGGTGCCCAAGGGCGTGGGGGAAACCCTGGTGGCGGGGACGGTGGTCCACGGGTCGGCCCTCGAACAGGAGATCCAGGCCGTCGGCGCCGAGACCCAGCTGGCCCGCATGGCGGCCCTTGTGGCCCAGGCCCAGGGCTCCAAGGCGCCGGCCCAGGATCTGGCCGATCGCATCAGCGCCGTCTTCGTGCCCGCCATTCTCGCGCTGGCCCTGCTGACGCTGGCGGGCTGGTGGGTGGCCACAGGATCGCTGGCCCAGGCCTGGCGCCCGGCCGTGACGCTGCTGGTGATCGCCTGTCCCTGCGCGCTGGGGCTGGCCACGCCCGTGGCGGTGATGGTGGGGCTGGGCGCGGCGGCCCGGAAGGGTGTGCTGGTGCGCGATGCCGCGGCCCTGGAGGCTCTGGGGCAGGCGACGGATCTCGCCTTCGACAAGACGGGGACCCTCACCGAGGGTCGGCCCCGGCTGAGGAGGATCCTCCGGTTGGCGGAAGCCTCGGAAGCCGATCTGCTGAAGACCGCGGCGAGCCTGGAGCGGGATTCGGAACATCCCATCGCTCGAGGCCTGGTGGCGGCCCACGGCGGGCCCCTGAAACCCGTCGATGGGTTCCGGGCCCACCCGGGAGGGGGCGTCAGTGGAGACCTGGAGGGCGTTTCCTGGCGCCTGGGCAGCGCGGATTTCCTGAGGACACCTTTTCCCGAAGTCGACGAGGACGGCATTGCGGTGGGCCTGGCGGATGCTTCCGGGTTGAAGGCCGTCTTCGTGCTCGGCGATCGCCTGCGGGCGGAGACGCCCGCCGTGGTGGATCAGCTGCGGCGCCAGGGCCTTCACCTCCACTTGTTCACGGGAGATCGGATCCAGGCCGCCCAGGCCATGGCCGCGGCGGCGGGGATCGAGTCGGTGTCCGCCGGCCTGCGCCCCGAGGACAAGCTGGGGCGGATCCGGGACCTCCAGACTCGCGGCGCCGTGGTGGGCTTCGTGGGGGATGGCGTGAACGATGCGCCGGCCCTGGCCCAGGCGGACTGCGGCATCGCCATGGGCTCCGGGGCGGGCGAGCAGGGCACGGCGGCGGCCATGGCCGCCGCGCCCCTGGCCCTGCTGCGGCCCGGACTGGAACCCGTGCTGGCGGCCCGGCGCCTGGCCCTGCGCACCCACCGCGTGATCCGGCAGAACCTGGGCTGGGCCTTCGGCTACAACCTCCTGCTGGTGCCGCTGGCGGCCTTCGGGCAGCTGGAGCGCTTCGGCGGTCCCATGTTGGCGGGCCTGGCCATGGGCCTCAGCTCGCTGACCGTGGTCCTGAACGCCCTGCGACTGCGCCGTTAG
- the mnmG gene encoding tRNA uridine-5-carboxymethylaminomethyl(34) synthesis enzyme MnmG, producing the protein MKQVVVIGGGHAGIEAAHVAARMGLATTLLTMNLDQIGQMSCNPSIGGVGKGHMVRELDALGGAMGRLIDATGIHFRILNESRGVAVRGPRAQADKVKYRSAARRLLEHTENLKLRQGTAAGLLWREGTRGLRGVELLDGSVLPCDAVVVTSGTFLNGRILIGERRLEAGRAGEPASTHLAEQLRSLGLRHRRLKTGTSPRLAKGSIDFSRLEIQPGDDPPRPFSFFSRGIPQPQVPCHIVHTTALTEAIVRENLPKSSLYGGHIEGIGPRYCPSIEDKFVKFPDKGRHQIFVEPESLETEEIYLAGLSTSMPPEVQLRMVQSLPGFEGAEILRPGYAIEYDSFDPLQLHRDLSVEGLEGVWFAGQINGTTGYEEAAGQGLLAGINAARWLRDQEPIVLGRDQAYLGVMVDDLVTKGTDEPYRMLTARAEHRLGLACDLADARLLAVARAVGALGPGELARVEAKVERRARLHAQCEAAWVTQTSPFGPIAVRAGLRLDAGLSLSDLLRRQHMGPAEADACLAQLEGWATEGEGWDLARERDLLLFELRYAPYREREARLLEGHRAWDHVRIPADFRLEQVQGLSKEVLEKLKLHRPETLGQAHRIPGVTPAAVTLLHLLIHRSRGI; encoded by the coding sequence TTGAAGCAGGTGGTGGTGATCGGCGGCGGGCATGCGGGAATCGAGGCGGCGCATGTGGCCGCCCGCATGGGCCTGGCCACGACGCTGCTCACCATGAACCTGGATCAGATCGGCCAGATGAGCTGCAACCCCAGCATCGGCGGCGTGGGCAAGGGCCACATGGTGCGGGAGCTGGACGCCCTGGGAGGCGCCATGGGCCGCCTCATCGATGCCACCGGCATCCATTTCCGCATCCTCAACGAAAGCCGGGGCGTGGCCGTGCGCGGCCCCCGGGCCCAGGCGGACAAGGTGAAGTACCGCAGCGCCGCCCGGCGGCTGCTGGAGCACACGGAGAACCTGAAGCTGCGGCAGGGGACGGCTGCCGGCCTGCTGTGGCGGGAGGGCACCCGGGGCCTGCGCGGCGTGGAGCTGCTGGATGGCTCCGTGCTGCCGTGCGACGCCGTGGTGGTCACCAGCGGCACCTTCCTCAACGGCCGCATCCTCATCGGGGAGCGGCGTCTGGAGGCCGGCCGGGCGGGGGAGCCCGCCAGCACCCACCTGGCAGAGCAGCTCCGCTCGCTGGGCCTGCGCCATCGCCGTCTGAAGACGGGCACGAGCCCCCGATTGGCGAAGGGCTCCATCGATTTCAGCCGCCTCGAGATCCAGCCCGGCGACGATCCGCCCCGGCCCTTCAGCTTCTTCAGCCGAGGCATCCCCCAGCCCCAGGTGCCCTGCCACATCGTTCACACCACGGCCCTGACCGAAGCCATCGTGCGGGAGAACCTGCCCAAATCGAGCCTCTATGGAGGCCACATCGAGGGCATCGGCCCCCGCTACTGCCCGTCCATCGAAGACAAGTTCGTGAAATTCCCTGACAAGGGGCGCCACCAGATCTTCGTGGAACCCGAAAGCCTGGAGACCGAGGAGATCTACCTGGCGGGGCTCTCCACCTCCATGCCCCCGGAGGTGCAGCTGCGCATGGTGCAGAGCCTCCCGGGCTTCGAGGGGGCCGAAATCCTGCGGCCGGGCTACGCCATCGAGTACGACAGCTTCGACCCCCTCCAGCTGCATCGGGACCTGTCCGTGGAGGGCCTCGAGGGGGTCTGGTTTGCGGGGCAGATCAACGGCACCACGGGCTACGAGGAGGCCGCGGGGCAGGGCCTGCTGGCGGGGATCAACGCCGCGCGCTGGCTGCGGGACCAGGAGCCCATCGTCCTCGGGCGCGACCAGGCCTACCTCGGTGTGATGGTTGACGACCTCGTGACCAAGGGGACCGACGAGCCCTACCGCATGCTCACGGCCCGGGCCGAACACCGGCTGGGCCTGGCCTGCGACCTGGCGGACGCCCGCCTGCTGGCGGTGGCGAGGGCGGTGGGGGCCCTGGGGCCCGGGGAACTGGCCCGGGTGGAAGCCAAGGTCGAGCGCCGGGCCCGGCTGCACGCCCAATGCGAGGCTGCCTGGGTGACTCAGACCAGCCCCTTCGGGCCCATCGCCGTTCGCGCGGGGCTGCGGCTCGACGCGGGCCTGAGTCTTTCCGATCTGCTGCGTCGCCAGCACATGGGCCCGGCCGAGGCCGATGCCTGTCTCGCCCAGCTGGAGGGGTGGGCGACGGAGGGAGAGGGTTGGGACTTGGCCCGGGAGCGGGACCTGCTGCTCTTCGAGCTCCGCTACGCCCCCTACCGGGAGCGGGAAGCGCGCCTGCTGGAGGGGCACCGGGCCTGGGACCATGTGCGGATCCCGGCGGATTTCCGCCTGGAGCAGGTTCAGGGGCTTTCCAAGGAAGTGCTGGAAAAACTGAAATTGCATCGACCCGAAACCCTGGGCCAAGCCCATCGCATCCCGGGAGTCACCCCGGCGGCGGTCACCCTGCTGCACCTGCTGATCCATCGCTCCAGGGGTATATAG
- a CDS encoding ABC transporter ATP-binding protein, translated as MAVLQATGVGKRFGPRWVLRSLDFDLGAGERVALLGPSGCGKTTFLNLLGGLDRPDAGAILLDGESLHLATPARLADLRRSRLGTVFQFFHLIPTLTAEENLELPLRMLKWPEARIRARCAELIRAVGLASRAQAWPAELSGGEMQRVAVARALAARPAVLLADEPTGNLDRASGEAVLSLLAELTEREGSALVMVTHSEAAAGICHRVLRMEDGRFL; from the coding sequence ATGGCGGTGCTGCAGGCCACGGGCGTGGGCAAGCGATTCGGGCCCCGCTGGGTGCTCCGGTCCCTGGACTTCGACCTCGGCGCGGGCGAGCGCGTGGCCCTGCTGGGCCCGTCGGGGTGCGGCAAGACCACCTTCCTGAACCTCCTGGGGGGCCTCGACCGCCCCGACGCGGGGGCCATCCTCCTGGACGGCGAGTCCCTCCACCTGGCCACGCCCGCCCGGCTGGCGGACCTGCGGCGATCGCGCCTGGGCACGGTCTTCCAGTTCTTCCACCTGATCCCCACCCTCACGGCCGAGGAGAACCTCGAGCTCCCCTTGAGGATGCTGAAGTGGCCCGAGGCCCGGATCCGCGCGCGGTGCGCCGAGCTGATCCGGGCCGTGGGCCTCGCCTCCCGGGCCCAGGCCTGGCCGGCCGAGCTCTCCGGCGGGGAGATGCAGCGGGTGGCCGTGGCCCGGGCTCTGGCGGCCCGGCCCGCCGTGCTGCTGGCGGATGAGCCCACCGGGAACCTGGACCGGGCCTCCGGTGAGGCCGTCCTGTCCCTGCTGGCGGAACTGACGGAGCGGGAGGGCTCGGCCCTCGTCATGGTCACCCATTCCGAAGCGGCCGCCGGCATCTGCCACCGGGTCCTCCGCATGGAAGACGGCCGCTTCCTATGA
- the pssA gene encoding CDP-diacylglycerol--serine O-phosphatidyltransferase, with translation MRPRLSPEERRDRRKRAMRRSMFVLPSSITMASIFCGFSSVVMSINAAGATPERYFLWAAGLLVLAGVFDGLDGRVARATNTATEFGVQLDSLADVVSFGMAPAILAYRYGFFQFGIHDSHLRAVGWAACFVFTACGALRLARFNVQVGSTDPRYFMGLPIPAGAACVASVIIWHPTPPASAAHAYAFAAELFAVGLLMVSTIRFPSFKKRAGSPRAAMLTSLGIVLLFAMMILFQQRFFVGFFAAYVTLSLLLNLAWKAGWHGIEPPRDGREDLEIVH, from the coding sequence ATGCGACCCCGTCTGAGCCCCGAGGAACGCCGCGACCGGCGCAAGCGCGCCATGCGGCGATCCATGTTCGTGCTGCCGTCCAGCATCACGATGGCCTCGATATTCTGCGGGTTCTCCAGCGTGGTCATGTCCATCAACGCCGCGGGCGCCACGCCCGAGCGCTACTTCCTGTGGGCCGCGGGCCTGCTGGTGCTGGCGGGCGTCTTCGATGGCCTGGACGGCCGGGTGGCCCGGGCCACCAACACGGCCACCGAGTTCGGCGTGCAGCTCGACAGCCTGGCGGATGTGGTGAGCTTCGGGATGGCGCCGGCCATCCTGGCCTACCGTTACGGCTTCTTCCAGTTCGGCATCCATGACTCGCACCTGCGGGCCGTGGGCTGGGCCGCCTGCTTCGTCTTCACCGCCTGCGGGGCCCTGCGCCTGGCGCGCTTCAATGTCCAGGTCGGTTCGACGGACCCGCGCTACTTCATGGGCCTGCCCATCCCGGCCGGCGCCGCCTGCGTGGCCTCCGTGATCATCTGGCACCCGACGCCCCCGGCCTCGGCGGCGCACGCGTATGCTTTCGCCGCGGAGCTCTTCGCGGTGGGACTCCTGATGGTGTCCACGATCCGCTTCCCCAGCTTCAAGAAGCGGGCGGGCAGCCCCCGCGCCGCCATGCTCACCAGCCTGGGCATCGTGCTGCTCTTCGCGATGATGATCCTGTTCCAGCAGCGGTTTTTCGTCGGCTTCTTCGCCGCCTATGTGACCCTCAGCCTCCTCCTGAACTTGGCCTGGAAGGCTGGATGGCATGGCATCGAGCCCCCCCGGGACGGTCGCGAAGATCTCGAAATCGTCCATTAA
- the galU gene encoding UTP--glucose-1-phosphate uridylyltransferase GalU: MNTIRKAVIPVAGLGTRFLPATKAQPKEMLPLVDTPVIQYVVEEAIRAGVESIVLVTGRGKAAIENHFDVAYELEDTLQRRGKQEDLDLVRGITHLAQFAYVRQGEPLGLGHAVLCARHAVGDEPFALLLGDDVFDERDSALSALIAAHEATGKSVVGVQEVPEEHVSRYGIVNAPGPGEAVWNVTAIVEKPRPDAAPSRWAVVGRYVLEPRVFEHLAALEPGVGGEYQLTDALAILAREGRLVAAPIPAKRFDTGNKLDYLKANVEFALKREDLREDFSAYLKELSKDL; encoded by the coding sequence ATGAACACCATCCGCAAGGCTGTCATTCCCGTCGCAGGCCTGGGCACGCGCTTCCTGCCCGCCACCAAGGCCCAGCCCAAGGAGATGCTGCCCCTCGTGGACACGCCGGTGATCCAGTATGTGGTGGAGGAGGCCATCCGCGCCGGCGTGGAGAGCATCGTGCTGGTGACGGGTCGGGGGAAGGCCGCCATCGAGAACCATTTCGATGTCGCCTACGAACTGGAGGATACCCTGCAGCGGCGTGGGAAACAGGAGGACCTGGACCTCGTCCGCGGCATCACCCATCTGGCTCAGTTCGCCTATGTCCGTCAGGGCGAGCCCCTTGGCCTCGGCCACGCCGTGCTGTGCGCGCGCCATGCGGTGGGTGACGAACCCTTCGCCCTCCTGCTGGGCGATGATGTCTTCGATGAGCGCGATTCCGCGCTGAGCGCCCTCATCGCCGCCCACGAGGCCACGGGCAAGTCCGTCGTCGGCGTCCAGGAAGTACCTGAAGAACATGTCTCCCGCTACGGCATCGTCAATGCCCCGGGCCCTGGCGAAGCGGTCTGGAATGTGACAGCCATTGTCGAAAAGCCCCGCCCCGACGCCGCGCCGAGCCGGTGGGCCGTGGTGGGCCGCTATGTGCTGGAGCCCCGCGTATTCGAGCATCTCGCCGCCCTGGAGCCCGGCGTGGGAGGCGAGTACCAGCTGACAGACGCCCTGGCGATCCTGGCCCGGGAGGGCCGGCTGGTCGCCGCCCCCATCCCCGCCAAGCGGTTCGACACCGGGAACAAGCTCGACTACCTGAAGGCCAATGTGGAGTTCGCCCTCAAGCGCGAGGACCTGCGCGAGGATTTCTCCGCCTACCTGAAAGAACTCTCGAAGGATCTCTAA
- a CDS encoding heavy-metal-associated domain-containing protein — MTIKIYRVTGMTCGGCVRHVDKAIRATPGVSEVAVDLAQGTATVTGTATFEALSARVSEAGYQLVEQA; from the coding sequence ATGACGATCAAGATCTACCGCGTGACGGGCATGACCTGCGGCGGCTGCGTCCGCCATGTCGACAAGGCGATCCGCGCCACGCCAGGCGTCAGCGAGGTGGCCGTGGACTTAGCTCAGGGGACGGCCACGGTGACGGGCACGGCGACCTTCGAGGCCCTCTCCGCCCGGGTGTCCGAGGCGGGCTATCAGCTGGTGGAACAGGCCTGA
- a CDS encoding MerR family transcriptional regulator — protein sequence MQAILESRPTAATPRMLKIGQLAARSGLTARNLRFYADAGVFGELPRSAKGYRLFPQEAVQWVRVLKASQAAGFSLDEVQELLRALRQDSAPCAHVREALGGKLSALEAKLSEIQLLVEILRITLGTPDGQSSALGCNLMETLLAEAQRLPARA from the coding sequence ATGCAGGCCATCCTCGAATCCCGCCCCACCGCCGCCACGCCGCGGATGCTGAAGATCGGCCAGCTGGCCGCGCGGTCCGGGCTCACCGCCCGGAACCTGCGGTTCTACGCCGATGCCGGGGTCTTCGGGGAACTGCCCCGCTCGGCCAAGGGCTACCGACTCTTCCCGCAGGAGGCCGTCCAGTGGGTGCGGGTGCTCAAGGCCTCCCAGGCGGCGGGCTTCTCGCTCGATGAAGTCCAGGAGCTGCTGCGGGCCCTCCGCCAGGACAGCGCCCCCTGCGCCCATGTGCGGGAGGCTCTGGGCGGCAAGCTCAGCGCCCTGGAGGCCAAGCTGAGCGAAATTCAGCTGCTGGTGGAGATCCTGAGGATCACGCTCGGCACGCCGGATGGCCAGAGCAGCGCCCTGGGCTGCAACCTGATGGAAACCCTGCTGGCCGAAGCCCAGCGTCTGCCGGCGCGGGCCTGA